Within the Parus major isolate Abel chromosome 18, Parus_major1.1, whole genome shotgun sequence genome, the region AATATGTAGTGACCTTTACCAGAGCAGTCTGCCATGCTCTAGAATATACAAATATTGGTACTTCCAAAACTAGATTTGATATTTTGCTGTGCTATAGCTTGAGCTGAGTTTGCTTTCCACAATTTTGCCTGGTTGATTTTATAACCTATGCTCCCATTGTGACTCCTTTGACAAAATCTTTGCACTATAAAAACTGAATAATCTCTATGAAATCTGAAGATTATAAAGCATTAGGGAACTAACTCTTAGTGGAGGAGTCTAGGTTTGTGATCAAAGAGTTTCTGCATGTCTTATGAAGGTGTCAGTAAGAGCAAATATATAACAACTTACATGAATACGACCCTGATAAGACACACTACTCAAACATCAATTTAATATTGCttgttttcattgtattttcttaCAATTAACGTTCTTATTGCTCTGAGTGTTACAGAATTAAATACAGTAATTGGGGACAAAAGAGGGAAGATTTcttttaacaaattaaaatacctGTTATTATACTGTTATCTGTATTTCTGACCAATCTGCTCTTTACtaaaatgctgaatatttaGACAATGCTAGAAAAGTTGTCACTACCCTTCTTTGGTATTTCTTTCCGTTATATTAATGAATGgaaaagtagaattttttttctgagatggaGGAAGGAAGTTATCAATTTTCCCATCAGGTTTCACTGCAATTTCTGACTGAGACTGCTTCCAGAGTTTTTGAAAACCTACAATAGGAAGCATTGGCTCCAACATTGAATGTGCTTTCCTTTTACAGTGCTATTTACAGAAATTCATCCTAGTGATTTTCAGTTCTGCATAGCAAATCAttcaaagaaaaatcctttcatctgagaaaaagcagaacttgAAAATTCCAatttctttaatggaaaatCTGACAATATATTCAGTGTTAAATCCTATCATCCCAAATACACTGGACATAAAATTTTAGCACTGATTTCTATAAACTTCATCTAAATGATGATGTTCAGTAAAAAATCTATTTACAGTGATGACAGAACAACAACCTTTACAGCACCATTAAATTGAACTATTGTGCagtaaaaagaattttattctcttttctgaatATTCACAGCCAAGTGATTTAAAGAAACCAAGTAACTCACCAGTCAGCATGAACTGATAGGCGTTGTCAGAGATGGAGAAGATGTGTGGAGGGGCCTCCTGGCGCTTCTTGCCTCGGTAGGCCAACACCACCTCGGGGTTGTACACCGGCAGCCACTTGTAGGGGTTGACAGTGACGCAGAAGAGACCCGAGTAGGTCTGTGANNNNNNNNNNNNNNNNNNNNNNNNNNNNNNNNNNNNNNNNNNNNNNNNNNNNNNNNNNNNNNNNNNNNNNNNNACTTACGTAGATCATCCAGGCTGCGTAACGCTCTTTGAGGTTGTACAGCACGGCGGGTTCGTGGAGGTGGGTCATCATGGCCATGTCCTCGATCTTGTCATACTTGGGAGGGTTCATGGAGAAGATTTGATCTTCCTTCACTGTCAGGGTCTGCCACAGAATAGAGAGATGCATGTATGTCAGCTAAGAACCCAGAGTgggaattaaattttatttgtaaaatttgCAGTTATTCACCTCTCCACCTTCAGTCTTGACAGTGACCTTCCCTGCATCCTTACTCTCGATTTTCCCTTTCACATAGGACTCCTTTGGATGTACCACAAAGACAGAGGTCTTGGCATCAAAAGGTTTGTTCTGGGCCTCAATTCTCTCCTTCTCTGACTTTCGGAGGTAAGGAGCCGCCTCGCCAAAGGCGGCCATGTCAGCGTCTGGAGTTGACATCGTTGCACTTCTTCAGGAGCCACAGTCAGCAGGGTCCTCTGCAGGCTACAAGATAAGTTGTGTCAGTGAATTAACATCTTTATGTGAAAGAAAGGAGATCTCTTGCACTTCTGTCTTTTCAGATATTAAAGTAGGTATAAACAAATTGAAAGTTGGATTTAAACTTCCCAGTCTTGGCTGAAAATACTTATATAGCTCTCTGAAATTAATCCTTAGACATCCAGCTAAGAGACCATGTAGAACAGCAGTTACGTGTACAGTATGTGGTCAAGTTTAGCAGTATTATTTCAACTTTGTGAACTCTAGCAAATTTGGCTGTTCCCATAACAGAGtctctgattttttatttttttatttaatgctacTGAAAGTCTctgaagtaattatttttctgatatcAAACAGTGGCTTTCTAAAAGTTACTTGATATGGATAATTCATCTTGTATTATGACAAATACAAATGTTACTATTGCCTGTTCTCCCTTCCACAAATCTTAAACCCTTGGATTTCATCCTGTTCCTTAAAAGTTGTTAAATTTTGTTATTGATTTTGGTGGCAGAAGTCACTGCTGCTTGAAAACATAACAAGTCATTTTGTGTTGCACATCTATCCAGATCTTATATATAAGTTGAAGGAAAACATGCTGCCTTCAAAGTTGCAATAAAGTTACTGCTCATAGGGACAGTCCATGACAGAAGTGGATATCCAAGTCTTATAGGAAgttaaatggaataaaaaggTATACGTTTTGCCCAGCAGTTCACAGGAGCCAAACACTTACCTTGAAATTTTCTGTCAAGACGGGGCACAGCACTCCAAAGAGACTTTTATAGACTCTGGTATGCAGATGCTTTggatgtttccttttccttctgtcaaaatatattttggcaAACCATCTTTGGCAAAATATTGCCTGGTAAACTTAACTAATGGCATAATTGTCATTTGACCTGatatatttagaaatgttttgcaTCTTACCGTTCCTGTGGATACATTTCCTATAAATAGTTTGACAGGGCTATTAATATTGGAATCTGGACTAGTCAAGGCACTTAAAAAACTTGGGTGTATGATTTATTGCTTCTTCTATGGTCTTTACAGGTAACTTAATCTTTGATCCAGATGGGATTCTTTGGCATTTCTGTACTTTTGCAAATGTGAAAGGGAAATAATGTAATGTATCTTTTACATGTGGTCCTGTGAACTTAGAGCTTGCCTTTACATCATTAGAAAAGGCAGttctacaaaagaaaaattattattaaaactatttcagtgattcattatatattataataaaaaggggaaaaccaGATGTATTGTGGGCCAGGAATATCAGCTAGAGAAGAATCCAACAGAGAGAAAGGTCAAATACAGTTTCAAGTTTGGACATGCAGTTTGTGACTTCAGTGTGAAATGTGACTCCTTAGCTATAAAAGCAATTCAATTTGTATGTGAATAAATCCTCActtgcataaataaaaaaaaattagaatgtGCATACTAGAGGAATGTTCACTATTGTCATAGTCAGTAATAAGTGATATAACAGAAAATTCTTCAtagtttcaaacaaaaaaatattcttaatatatcaggcctgaaaaaaaaagaaaattatacagCTTTTGCAAGTAATTTTAGATTGCAAAGAAGTTGATGCTTCTGCTACAGAGCtgataaagaagaaatgtataaaaatattaatgggaaaaatattcatataaaaatgatttctgtttctcaaatttattaaagattttataAGGGTTAAGAGAGCCTAAGAGGCAAAAGTAACCTAGACCATGAAATACTTTCAACCCCCAGTAGACATACAGTCAATAACATACATATAAATGAAACTTCCTTTCATCTGACACAAACATGAAGTGCTAACATGCCTTAAAGAGCTCAGGCTCATGTTGCTAATATTTATTTGCCTATAGTCAATGTATACCAAGCAATGCTCTCAACCATGTCAGGCCTTCACTACTTACAGATCCAAAGAAATTCACAACCCCTCTGCCCAAACACAACTCTACCCACATTCACACACACAGCTTTGGTCTGGGACCCTCTGCACTCCAATACATCCTCAGTCCAAAATTACAAATATCTTGCACTCTTACAAATTCATACAGATCCAACAAGAGCTCTCAACATGGTGCTGCTTGTTTTGGAGTGGCATTGCTGTAGGCAATACCCTGAGAAAGGGGGAATTTGACAGTAGTTCTGGAGAATGAGTGGTCAAGTTCTAGGAAAAAGGGCACTGTCACTTGAGCTGCTTTAAACACTGTCAGTTCTGAACGTGTTCCTCTCCTGGCCACTGGCATTTTGATTATTAAAAGACTTCAGTGGGTAAAGCCCAGTGAAGAGCAGAGGGGCAAGGTCAGTAAATGTGATCCAAGGAGATATCCAACATCAAGCACTGGTGCAGGCATGAAAACCTTGTTCCAAGGAGGAGCATGCAACTTTCTGGAGTTCACAAtcagagctcagccctgggctccctgtGCAGGGTAGGGGGAAGCTGGTGGAAACACCCTGTGCCCTGAACAGGAGGAGTTCAGAAACAACCTGTGCAAAACAGTGACTGCAGGGGGGCATCAGAAGTCCTGAGTCTGCGCAGTCTCTGACTTCCACAGGCACAGAACTTAGAGgacaaatcacagaatggtttgggctggaaggagcctTAAAAGAAGTGCAATAtcactgctgtgggcaggaatATCTTTgactagatcaggttgctccaagccccactCAATCTCAGCTTGGACACTTCCATTGATGGGACATTTCCATATTCTGGGGTGAGTCTGTTGCTCTGTCTCATTGGCCTCTTCTTAAAAAGTGTCACTTTTATATCCAACTAGAATCTACCCTTTTAaatttgaaacttttttccttgtccTATGGCCACAGGCCTAGGTAAAAAGTCTTTCCCCCTCTTATGAGCTGCCTTTATATATTGAAAACCTGCAATATGGTCTTCACAGAGCCTTCTCACCTCCACGCTGAGCAGCCACAACTAAGTAAGCCTTTCTTCATAGCAGAGACTTCTTCATTCCAGGACTTGGTTCTCTTTTTGTGGCTCTTCTCTGCATCTGCTCCACCTggtgtattttccttttttttgggaGGTACCAGAGATGAATACAGCACTACAGATGGAGTCTCATGACAGCTCTTTAACTGGATGACATTCCTTCCCACTGGTGTAACAACTGAACAATCCAGCTTGATGATTTATCAGTAGATTGAACACAGCACACATAACTCTTCACTTTCATTCTATCTCTGCCTGGTAGAGCAGTAGAGAAGTAAGAAGATAAGCTTCCTTCTTACTTACTTCTTATCCCATGGTTTCATCACATCTATAAAGCCTTTGTTGGGATACCTTGCTGAAAGTTTTTGGAAATCCCAGTCAATTATACCCACTGTATCTCTCTGTCCACATGCTAATCTATCCTCTCaaagttttgtgtgttttttaatacataaagGCTGACTATAATTTAACAGACTGCTCCTTTTGGAAGGACATAAACCACCTGTTCTTAGTTTCCCATACCAGTTCTTTCCCTGGAGGTGTTACATATGCTTGGTCCAGTGCTCCCTGGGAACTCAgaatctgcagctgcagcagtgtaCTCTGCCCTAGGAGGCAGGACCTGGAACTGAGCATGGTGACTTTCTCCCCCTGCACTCAAGTCTTCATTGTCAGTTTATGTGGATCTCTCCCCAGGCTCAGAATCTGCCATTTGATTGTCCATCTTCTTTATTGCTTCTTTTGCACATTGAATGGAAAATCATTAGTCTAGAGAGAAAATGACAGCTACTAAtgaagtgttttcctttcactgatGGTCTACTGCAAGCTGTCTCTTCCCTGCTCACTGTCTGCTCTGATCTCTCTTGTCATAGGCTTGTGAAAGAAGCTCCTGGTGGGGGTTTTGAGTTTCTACAacagcacaaaggaaaacaccATATCAAACAGCTGGTCTTTCtcaataggaaagaaaaattcccCAAGACAGTTTCAGAAAGTAGTGTGACAGAAACTCAGCTGTTGTAGACACTGACCTAATTTATGGAAACTAAAGGAATTCTCACAGAACTGTCATCAACCTCCTCCAGTGGAAATTCAGGTGATGTGATATTCTTCATGGTCTTCTAATTaaattcaagaagaaaaaatagtagAGACTAAAGACTATCTTCTGtcagcttcagaaaaaacaATGAACTCTTTAGGTTATTAGCACTCTATAAATCACTCTCAGAGGCCAGCAAAAGGAGCATCTCACACCTGACAACTGCAAGCTGCAAAGTGCTGAGGTGCCAAAAGGGTGAATATAATATAAGATATTGTCTGGGGTACACCAGTAGGAAGAACTTGCAGGAGGCACAATCAGGAATTATTGTCCTTGATTTCTCTCCATATGATGGTGTTTTTCTATTCACATCTTAGTCactaagaaagaaagaagggatAGGTAGTCAGGAACTAAATGACAAAAAACTGCATTGTCACATAGGTACACAGAGATTATAAgataaaactgaacaaaactaTACCAAAATTGGTACTAAAGGTCTAACCaatataaagaagaaagaaatgaaaagtactGCTCATGGTATGCACACAAACAAATCTATGGGATTTATTCTCTAGACATTAAAAcagttgaaaacaaaaattgaaaagagaAGGGAGTGATAGAGGGTTCACATTTTGTGCAGCCCTCAGGTCACTTTGCTGCCTTGTGACATCCTCACTCTTCCTCTTCTATCTTCTTGCCATGAATGTCCCGGCTCTTGGCTCGGAGCTTGTTGACCTGTGACTCTGCAATGTCAGCCCGCTCCTCGGCTTCCTCCAGCTCGTGCTGGATCTTGCGGAACTTGGAGAGGTTCACATTGGACAGCTCCTCCTGTGTGAGGAAAGGGAGTCAGGGCTCAGGAGCACAGGACAAGGGTTTCACTCCTGCTGCAAGTCAGCCTTATGGGGCNNNNNNNNNNNNNNNNNNNNNNNNNNNNNNNNNNNNNNNNNNNNNNNNNNNNNNNNNNNNNNNNNNNNNNNNNNNNNNNNNNNNNNNNNNNNNNNNNNNNcaagagagaagcagagggTGCGTGGTCAGGCAGGAGGTCCCCTGGCACCGGGCAGCCCCGCAGGGACCCGCGCAGGGGGTGTACGTACGTGATCAGGATGGACTGGTTCTCCCGATCTGtgaaagaggcagaaaagaagaaattattataaatgCAGTGGCAATAGGCAGCTAATTTCTTTCATAAACCCATATTCCTTCactaattttgaatattttgatgTTCACAGCTGCATGTGGGAAGCTGATATCTCAACCACCACAATTGTGTCTTGTGTTGCATAcattcacttctttttctggaTAGTTCCTTCTTGtcacacttcatttttttaatgaaaattattccaACTAAGGATCAGTTTTGTAGAGTTACTGATTAAATGATCTGTCAGCAAGCTAAATTGCACTGGAGCATGTGCTTCTCATAAACTTCATTTCATAGGAACAACCACTCCTGATCAGGCTTCAACACCCTCTGGATGGTTTTTATGTTGGTTTCCAATTGATTGttgatgaaataaaattagagaaataTCACAAACATGTAGTAACCTTTGCCAGCATAGTCTACTCTATAATATTGGAATTTCGGTACTTCCAGAGCTAGAATTAATGCATCTCTTTTCAATAGCTTGAGCTGAGTTTGTTTCCCAcagttttgtctgttttctttcttaaccCATGCTCACTATTTTTTGTGTTCTATTGTTATGCTCCATTTTTTAACCACAtaataatgaaggaaaaaatatgatcCTGGTGTTGAGCTTGTTTCATTATATACTCTGTCTTTTCTATTCTTCTTCTCTTTGCCATGCATAATtttataaagcaataaaaacctTCTTCCTAGAGTTACCAACACAGCCTATCCTACCTTTAGGAAACCTTTTTATCTTCCTCTTGACCAGTTCCACTTTACTACATTCTTTTGTGAAGAAGGAAGCCTGAAAATGCATATGGCAGACCAGGTACAGATACCCCTTGCATATAGTAATGCTTTCTGTTTTGGTCTCTATTTCTTGCTCAGTGATATCCAggtttcagctttttattttccagatttatAATCCTTGAGACAAAATTTTGAAACAGTATTAGAAGATACTTATAAAAGTTCTTGGCaatgagggttttttcccccagtggCATTTGTTTTACACTCATGTTCACAAAAAATTCTTGAAACTTCACTGAATAAGAACTTAATGTAATAAAGTCCCCCTGaaattctttattattataCTTAAGTTTTGCTGACCTTAAGAACTTTGtcaaatcagaaatattttcatcacttccagattattttaaaaaatgttaacagTTGAAGGCCCAGAACAAGCCCTTTTAAAGCCCTTTGAGGCTGTGCCATTCAGACAGTATTCAATCCAGCTCACCGTACACTTGTCCAGCCCTCACTCTTTGAGTTTGCCTATGAGGATATCATGAAAAACAGCATCAAAATCCTTGCTGAAATCCAGGTAGACAATATCCAGTGCTCTCCCCTCATGTCTCCATGCAATTGCCCCATTGTAGAAAGAAATCAGGTTGGTTAAGCATAATTTCCCTTTCGTTAATCCATGCTGACTACCCTTTATCAACCTCTTGTATTTTGCATTCTTAGAGATAGCCTAGGATTAGCCATTCCAACACTCAGGTGaggctgacaggcctgtagCTCCTTGGATCttcttttttgccctttttgAAGACTTGTGGTACTTGCTTTCTCCTAGTCCTCACACACATCTTCTGACTTCCATGATCATTCCAAGGTGAATGAGAGAGGCCAAGATATGATGTCCTCCATTTCCCTCAGCACTTGCAGGTGCATCACATTAGAATGAACTTGTGGATAACAGGTTAGACTAAACGGTCTCTAACATGATCCTCTCCAATCAAAGGGAAGTCTTCATTATTTCCAATGACAAGAGACCATGAACCTCACAACACCATTAAGTTGAACTACTTTGCCTTGAAAagactttttctcctttgtgagTGTTTACAGATAAGAGTTTGTAAAGAAAATCAAGCACTCACCAGTCAGCATGAACTGATAGGCGTTGTCAGAGATGGAGAAGATGTGTGGAGGGGCCTCCTGGCGCTTCTTGCCTCGGTAGGCCAACACCACCTCGGGGTTGTACACCGGCAGCCACTTGTAGGGGTTGACAGTGACGCAGAAGAGACCCGAGTAGGTCTGTGAGGAAGGGACACAGCACGNNNNNNNNNNNNNNNNNNNNNNNNNNNNNNNNNNNNNNNNNNNNNNNNNNNNNNNNNNNNNNNNNNNNNNNNNNNNNNNNNNNNNNNNNNNNNNNNNNNNNNNNNNNNNNNNNNNNNNNNNNNNNNNNNNNNNNNNNNNNNNNNNNNNNNNNNNNNNNNNNNNNNNNNNNNNNNNNNNNNNNNNNNNNNNNNNNNNNNNNNNNNNNNNNNNNNNNNNNNNNNNNNNNNNNNNNNNNNNNNNNNNNNNNNNNNNNNNNNNNNNNNNNNNNNNNNNNATATCAGCTAAGAACTCAGTGAGGGAAGCAAATGTTGTCCTTCAGTCTTGTTTTTGACTCACCTCTCCCCCTTCAGTCTTGACAGTGACTTTGCCTGATTCCCTGCTTTCAATTTTGCCTTTCACAAACGATTCCTTAGGATGAACCACGAAGACAGAGGTCTTGGCATCAAAAGGTTTGTTCTGGGCCTCAATTCTCTCCTTTTCCGATTTTCGGAGGTAAGGAGCTGCCTCCCCAAAACAAGCTAACTCAGCATCTCCAGAGGCCATGTCTGCACTTTACTTAAGGCACATCAGCAAAGAACCCtgtgggagaaaagaaatttaacattAATAGATCATTAATGTAGCTTACTTGCAAGGACAGCTTTTCtaattagaaaatttaaaattgagCACTTACTAGAAGTGCTCAATCTACCAAAGTTGCCTTCTTTGTGCTAATGATTTAAATTCATGAGAGAAAGATATTGTTTCATCCTTAAATTATGTATAATAACCttgtaaaaatttcttttatttatatcttaTAGTACTGTATAGATTTTACTTGGGCTTTATGGATTGTAGTGTCATATTTGAGAATATAAAGTATgctaaagaaacatttttattctaccataaaattaagaaaaccaaaaaaatagaATAGATACTATAGCtttaaaagcagatggaaaaactTAGCTGGAAAGcagtttcaaaggaaaaaaaatatctgcataaTATGCAATAATAGGGATACCTAATAGCTAGATCCACTGCACTTACCTTGAAACTTTTCTAGTAGacagggcagagcacagcaaagacACTTTTATAGAGTCTGTTTGGCAGATGCTCTGGattcttcccctttctttggTCAGAACATTTTTTGGCAAACATTCTTTGGCAAGGCATTGTCTGGCAAACTGAACTAGGGGCAAAATTGTCATTTGATTTAATAAGatatatttagaaatgttttgtaTCTTACCAATGCTGTGAATGTATTGACTATAAATAATTTGTCTAGAGACATAAGGACAGAAGTTCAGTTAGTCGAGGCACTTGGAAAATTTGGATGTAGGACCAGTGAAGTATACTGCTGCATTTCCAATGGTTTCCTCGTGTACTCAAGGCAGATTTTTATTGCATGAACATGGTGTTACTCTCATACATCCTCAGTCCGGCATTTCCATCACATCACAAATATCACTGTCACTGGAGCTCCTTTAAATGTGCTCTTTTCCTGGTCACTGGCATTTTGATTGTGAAAAGAGCTCAGTGGGTAAAGCCCAGTGAAGAGCAGAGGGGCAAGGTCAGTAAATGTGATCCAAGGAGATATCCAACATCAAGCACTGGTGCAGGCATGAAAACCTTGTTCCAAGGAGGAGCATGCAACTTTCTGGAGTTCACAAtcagagctcagccctgggctccctgtGCAGGGTAGGGGGAAGCTGGTGGAAACACCCTGTGCCCTGAACAGGAGGAGTTCAGAAACAACCTGTGCAAAACAGTGACTGCAGGGGGGCATCAGAAGTCCTGAGTCTGCGCAGTCTCTGACTTCCACAGGCACAGAACTTAGAGgacaaatcacagaatggtttgggctggaaggagcctTAGAAGAATCATCTAGTGCAACAtcactgctgtgggcaggaatATCTTTgactagatcaggttgctcaaagccccactCAATCTCAGCTTGCACACTTCCAACAATTCCAGGGACATTCCCTTATTCTGGGGCCTGAGTCTCACTGGCCTCTACTTAAAAAGTGTCACTCTTATATCCAACCAGAATCCATCTTCTGTCCTGTATGTTGACTGCAACACATGGCTTGGTGTCCTTGTTCAGCAAGTCCTCCAAACTTGTTGACAGTGCCCTGAATCCCACTGTCCATGTTCTTGACAAATGTGTTAAATAATGCTGGATTCAAAACAACTCACCAGGGACACAACTTGTTACTGGTCTCCACCTGAAATTCAAGCCACAACTGAAATTGACCACAACTCTTTATGTTTGATCATCCAGCCAATGTACCATAGcatattttccagaaagatCTGCTCCGTGATCTTGCCATGCAGAGAGGTGAAGCT harbors:
- the LOC117245273 gene encoding myosin heavy chain, skeletal muscle, adult-like; the encoded protein is MASGDAELACFGEAAPYLRKSEKERIEAQNKPFDAKTSVFVVHPKESFVKGKIESRESGKVTVKTEGGESQTYSGLFCVTVNPYKWLPVYNPEVVLAYRGKKRQEAPPHIFSISDNAYQFMLTDRENQSILITYVHPLRGSLRGCPVPGDLLPDHAPSEELSNVNLSKFRKIQHELEEAEERADIAESQVNKLRAKSRDIHGKKIEEEE